A part of Entelurus aequoreus isolate RoL-2023_Sb linkage group LG03, RoL_Eaeq_v1.1, whole genome shotgun sequence genomic DNA contains:
- the LOC133645658 gene encoding insulinoma-associated protein 1a-like, with amino-acid sequence MPKGFLVKRNKKCAHVSYRTRPEEDDFQEPGQSHAAFPGQTQPSLPVCAASEAAAASPVPKTEKPAQFGNPGTACQALYSPTRPVSKEHLFERSFNLGSPISAESFPTPASLSGLDHLLYAPVDLKIGTSNSSRSGTTSSHINSSIGSAVPVPSNRATTKRPAPDKPKAAAKKPKAIRKLNFEDEMTTSPVLGLKIKEGPVEVKPGTNKLLGEFVCQLCKEAYADPFSLAQHKCSRIVRVEYRCPECDKMFSCPANLASHRRWHKPRTGQAAPGVKPASEELAKDAISDRDTPSPGLSESGSEDGSYDCHFCGKRFKRQAYLRKHIMGHQVLQKKVVEVEPVPVPVPEDASNQSPLNLSPVDRLLCPVCGESFTSKAGQERHLRLMHSSQTYPCKYCPATLYSSPGLTRHINKCHPSENRQVILLQMPVRPAC; translated from the coding sequence ATGCCCAAAGGATTCCTGGTGAAAAGAAACAAAAAGTGCGCGCATGTTTCCTACAGGACTCGGCCGGAAGAGGATGACTTCCAGGAGCCCGGCCAAAGCCATGCTGCCTTCCCGGGTCAGACGCAGCCTTCCCTGCCGGTGTGCGCGGCATCCGAGGCGGCCGCCGCATCCCCGGTGCCAAAAACGGAGAAGCCGGCCCAGTTCGGTAACCCCGGGACGGCGTGCCAGGCCTTGTACAGCCCGACCCGGCCCGTCAGCAAGGAGCATTTATTCGAGCGAAGTTTCAATCTGGGCTCGCCCATTTCCGCTGAGTCATTCCCGACACCGGCGTCTCTCTCCGGGTTGGACCACCTCCTTTACGCGCCGGTCGATTTGAAGATCGGGACCAGCAACAGCAGCCGGAGTGGAACCACCAGCAGTCACATTAATAGTAGCATCGGGAGTGCTGTGCCGGTACCGAGCAACCGCGCGACCACCAAAAGACCCGCACCGGACAAACCCAAAGCCGCCGCCAAGAAACCCAAAGCCATCCGAAAGCTCAACTTTGAAGACGAGATGACCACGTCGCCGGTGCTCGGGCTGAAAATCAAAGAAGGTCCGGTGGAGGTCAAGCCCGGAACCAACAAGCTTTTAGGGGAGTTCGTGTGTCAGCTCTGCAAGGAGGCGTACGCGGACCCTTTCTCCCTGGCGCAGCACAAGTGCTCCCGGATCGTCCGAGTCGAGTACCGGTGTCCCGAGTGCGATAAGATGTTCAGCTGCCCCGCCAACCTCGCATCGCATCGCCGCTGGCACAAGCCCAGAACCGGGCAAGCGGCGCCGGGCGTCAAACCCGCCTCAGAAGAATTAGCCAAAGACGCCATCAGCGACCGAGACACCCCGAGTCCGGGTCTGTCCGAGTCCGGGTCCGAAGACGGCTCGTATGATTGCCACTTCTGCGGGAAGAGGTTCAAGCGCCAGGCGTACCTAAGAAAACACATCATGGGACACCAAGTCCTGCAGAAGAAAGTTGTAGAAGTCGAGCCGGTTCCGGTTCCGGTTCCGGAGGACGCCTCAAACCAAAGCCCCCTCAACCTGAGCCCCGTCGACCGCTTGCTGTGTCCCGTGTGCGGGGAGAGCTTCACCAGCAAGGCGGGCCAGGAGCGGCACCTCCGGCTCATGCATTCTTCCCAGACCTACCCGTGCAAGTACTGCCCCGCCACGCTCTACAGCTCCCCGGGACTCACCCGCCACATCAACAAGTGCCACCCGTCGGAGAACCGCCAGGTGATTCTGCTCCAGATGCCGGTGAGGCCCGCCTGCTGA